Proteins co-encoded in one Oreochromis aureus strain Israel breed Guangdong linkage group 3, ZZ_aureus, whole genome shotgun sequence genomic window:
- the LOC120438611 gene encoding E3 ubiquitin-protein ligase TRIM39-like produces MSAASNLRSEDQFLCSICLDVFTDPVSTPCGHNFCKTCISQHWDMNQSCQCPMCKETFSTRPQLRVNTFISEMVAQFRREAQQKASSSSSEQQAAKPGEVPCDVCTGTRLKALKSCLVCQTSYCQTHLEPHLTVKGLKRHQLIDAVENLEGRMCTKHDKLLELFCKTDQTCVCVLCPVLDHKNHEFIPLREEYEGKKAELEKTEAEIQQMIQKRRLKIQEITESVKMSKDAADRQKAEGVQVFTALMESVERRLKELMKEIEDKQETTEKQAEGLIKDLEQEISELMERSSEVEQLSRSEDHLHLLQSFSSLKAAPPTKDWTEVRVRPPSYEGTVGRAVAQLEETIRKLMKKKLFEAELQRVQQHEVDVTLDPDTAHPDLILSDDGKQVYDSDVRKKLPDNPERFSYYGIVLGEQSFSSGRFYFEVQVKGKTAWTLGVATESINRKGNITLSPRDVFWTVWLRNGNEYIACTKYSVRLYLHPGPEKVGVFVDYEEGLVSFYDVGAAALIYSFTGCSFTHKLHPYFEPCPNDGGKNSAPLIICPVNQTESIND; encoded by the coding sequence ACATGAATCAGAGCTGTCAGTGTCCCATGTGTAAAGAGACTTTCTCCACTAGACCTCAGCTGAGGGTCAACACCTTCATCTCTGAGATGGTTGCTCAGTTCAGACGTGAagctcagcagaaagccagcagcagcagctcagagcaaCAAGCTGCCAAACCAGGAGAAGTTCCCTGTGACGTCTGCACTGGAACCAGACTGAAGGCCCTGAAGTCCTGCCTGGTGTGTCAGACCTCCTACTGTCAGACTCACCTGGAGCCTCATCTGACAGTGAAAGGTCTGAAAAGACATCAGCTGATTGATGCTGTGGAGAACCTGGAAGGCAGGATGTGTACGAAGCACGATAAACTCCTGGAGCTGTTCTGTAAGACCGACCAGACATGTGTCTGCGTGCTCTGCCCTGTTTTAGACCACAAGAACCACGAGTTTATTCCTCTGAGAGAAGAATATGAAGGAAAGAAGGCAGAGCTGGAGAAGACAGAGGCTGAGATTCAGCAGATGATCCAGAAGAGACGACTGAAGATTCAGGAGATCACAGAGTCGGTGAAGATGAGTAAAgatgctgcagacagacagaaagcagaagGTGTTCAGGTCTTCACTGCTCTGATGGAGTCTGTTGAGAGACGCCTGAAGGAGCTCATGAAGGAGAtcgaagacaaacaggaaactaCAGAGAAACAGGCTGAAGGTCTCATCAAAGATCTGGAACAGGAAATCTCTGAGCTGATGGAGAGAAGCTCTGaggtggagcagctctcacGCTCTGaagaccacctccacctcctccaaagcTTCTCCTCCCTGAAAGCTGCTCCACCCACCAAGGACTGGACAGAGGTCAGAGTCCGTCCACCATCATATGAGGGGACTGTGGGGAGAGCTGTGGCTCAGCTGGAGGAGACAATCAGGAAACTcatgaagaagaagctgtttgaGGCTGAGCTGCAGAGGGTGCAGCAGCATGAGGTGGATGTGACTCTGGATCCTGATACAGCTCATCCTGATCTCATCCTGTCTGATGATGGAAAACAAGTGTATGATAGTGATGtgaggaagaaacttccagacAACCCAGAGAGATTTTCTTACTATGGTATTGTTTTAGGAGAGCAGAGTTTCTCTTCAGGCAGATTTTACTTTGAGGTTCAGGTTAAAGGAAAGACTGCCTGGACTTTAGGAGTGGCCACAGAGTCGATCAACAGGAAGGGAAACATCACACTGAGTCCTCGGGATGTTTTCTGGACTGTGTGGCTGAGAAATGGAAATgagtacatagcttgtactaaGTATTCAGTCCGTCTCTATCTTCATCCTGGTCCTGAGAAGGTGGGGGTTTTTGTGGATTATGAGGAGGGTCTGGTCTCCTTTTATGATGTaggtgctgcagctctgatctaCTCCTTTACTGGCTGCTCCTTCACTCACAAACTGCACCCATACTTTGAACCCTGTCCTAATGATGGAGGTAAAAACTCTGCACCTCTGATCATCTGTCCTGTCAATCAAACTGAGTCGATCAACGACTGA